ACAAGATCGACGTAAAATTAAGATTCAACCAACATGTGATAGTGATGTCAGGAAGCTGACAAATGCGCCGCTTATAAAGTCTAAGAAATGTCAATGCCCAGCTAAGCTGTATGCTGTGGTGTGTGCGGATGGAAACTGGATGGTGAAGCATGTCGTGTTGGAGCACAAGAACCACACTCTAAACTCAAGCAAGTCTAGTTGTATTTCAGATCGTAGTAAGATAACCTACCAAGTCAAGCAGAAATTATTAGATGATGTAGAAGCTGGTTTATCACCTGAAAGGACCTTGGTACCGTTGATTCCCCAGAGAAATGTTATGGACCAAATACCAGAAGAAGATTTGTGGAATAATATTGACAGTGAAAGGAGGCTGAATTTCATGAATGGTGATGCTCTTGCACTCCAACAGTTTCTTTTGAGAATGTATCAAGATAAACAGGACTTCTTCCATGCATATCGGCTTGATTGTAATGGTTATTTGAAGGATGTCATGTGGGTGGATGCCAGAAGTAGGGAAGCATATTATGAATTTGGTGATGTTGTTTACTTTGACACCACATGCTTGACAAACGGATATGACTTGCCACTAGCAAGCTTTGTTGGTGTCAACCATCATGGGCAAAGTATATTGCTTGGTTGTGTTCTAGTCTCTCGTGAGGATCTGGAAACATTCAAGTGGGTGTTGAGGACGTGGTTGCGTTGCATGGGTGATCGAGCACCAGGAGGAATAGTCACTCAACAATGTATTCCATTGAAGGAGGCACTGGTTGAAGTGATGCCAGACACTATTCATCGATGGTGTATAGGGCATATTTTATGCCAGGTGCCCCATAAATTTGAAAGGATGTTCCATTATGAGGAATATCACCAGAAGTTGAAGGAGATTGTGTGGGACTCATTGACCCCAGAAGAGTTTGAAAATGGATGGGGTGAACTGATGACTGAATTTGAATTGGAGGGCAATGAATGGCTTGTCGGTTTgtacgaggagagagaaatgtggGTACCTGCTTATCTAAATCATATGTTTTGGGCAGGGATGATGACAAAATCTAGGGCTGAAAGCATGAACAAATATTTTGATGGCTATATAGAAAAGAAGACAGGGATATGTGAGTTTCTGGAAAACTATTTTTCCGCAGTAGAGAAGTGGGTACGTGATGAAATGGAGGAGGATGCTACTTGTACACGTAACATGAGATCTCCTGTCACTGATTTTGCTGTTGAATTGTTCTTTCAGAAAGTGTACACTGATGCCAAGTTTGTTGAGGTTCAAAGAGAATGCCAAAGAGTCCTTTACTGTAACGCAATGGAACAAAAACAGTTATCAGAAACAACGATGGAACATGTCATTCAGGACAGAGTGTGGACTGAAATTTTTCCAAACAAGGGTAAAGATGTACCCAGTGAGAGAAAAAATTTGCATCGAGTGACATTTCAGACAGATACTTATGAAGTGAGGTGTGATTGCAAACTGTTTGAGTGCCATGGGATTTTGTGTCGGCACATTATAAGGGTCTTGGACTTGTATAGTGTGCAGAAAGTCCCAGAGAAGTACGTGTTAAGAAGATGGTGTAAGGATGTGAGGAGGAAATACTCCAATATCCAAGTGGCACACCGTGATCCTTTAAACTCAGCACAAATGATTCGTTATGATAAGATGCAACTAGAATTTGATGTTGTTGCTAACCTCGCTATGAAATCAGATGACTTGTGCGCTTCTGTAATGCAAGGAATCCATGAGCTTAAGCGAAAGGTCGAAGAAGCTGATGGTCAGAGGTTAAGCAGGTGCAACACCACTGTCGTATCAGTTGATCATATTGGAAATGATAACGAGAGCATTGTTACCACaaagaggaaagaaatgatcaCCAAATATCCTCCTCGTAGGGCGAAAATTTGTCGGTCAAGTGAGATTGTGGAGATGCCTTTAGCTGAGATGAGTGTGCAAAACAAGAGAGCTAGGCCTGAGCAAACTCTTTCCCAGGTTTTATGAACTGCTCTGAATCTTCTGAGGACATACCATCATGCTTATTTATGCCTATATTCTGTGAACGTTAAGATCATAACCTAGGTTTAAAATATTGGAAACTGGTGGTCCTCATTTGATAAAACCAATGAAGCTGTTAATGAGGTAAATAACAAGAATACCTCATATTGATTGGcttctgtttttatttttaatgaacGTTAAGATATACAGAATTGGAGATTTTATATTTAATTTTGTTGATTGCTGCAGTATTAAAATTACTTTAAACAACCTAGTGACTGGTATTCTTTTAAGAGCACTTGGAGGTTTATTACTAGAGACTGAAATCCTTTGTTTGTCTAGAAAGCTTCTGTAGTGTTTCCATGCTATGTGCCATACAAGAGTATATAAATATATTCCCACAAATTTATTTCTGTGGAAGAAATCACAGAATTCATATTAACAGTTTCATAATTTCTGGAATCATAAGTATTTTATCCCGCTGATGTTGTATGGTTCTTTAGTTAATTCCAGTGTAGCTATGCATGGTAACAAAGTAACAAACAGCATTTCTGCTGCTGCAATATGTTTTTAGGCTTTCCTGATTGTTTTTTCTATTTTACATTTGCCTTATTGAAAAGTATCAAtgcacatgaagcaaaatatgattgttgtttgaaaaatacatgagtactccgtataattttaATCAGGTCAAGAAGGATGAGTTTGCTTCATATTAGCTGACATTTTGAAGCAAATCAAGTTGATATTTGAGGCATGAGATTTGAACTGGGGCAAGGCAATGCTAGCATTTTACATTGAGAGCCAATGAGGAACCTGAAGATctgttttttttatcttttatattttatataactCTTGGATTGAAGATTTGGGTTTCTATATAAACTGAAGAGTAAATTTGCTATTGCTTAATGAGTTTCTTTTGGATTACTGTAAGTTGGTAACCGGCCATGATTTATTGTTTAAACATGATTATAAGACTATCACTGTTATGGCAGGTATGAAGACGGAATTATATGATGATTTTGTGATGTTGAAGAACCACTTGAATTCCAATCACAATATTTGGCGAAGGGCTAGAAGTTTGCAGATGGTATACTCAGGTAAGCATGTGAATCTAGCATCGATGTAACAATGATAATTAGATCTGTTCTTGTCTGTTGATTGGTATTACCTCGATCTGTCAGGAATTAATGGAGTCATACAGGAGTAGTATTTTAGTATGACTGGAAAAGTAGTCCCTTGTCCTAAAATAGGAGTTATGATTTGTAATTGAATTTTCTAATATGTTGTTAGTCAAATATATTTTAAAGCTGAAGAGATGCTAGCTTGTAGTCTTTCTTACTCTGgaatgtggatgatatgttgaATATGGCTGGGTTTATTATCTTAATGCAGATATGCCTAGATGGGTTCTACAAATGGATAATGATGTACACAAAAGCCCTGGAGCTGTGGGCATGGGGATACTTAATGTCAGTCCAAGCTCCAAAAGAAGCCGTGGGAAGCTTGGTTGGGCAGTTGGAAATAACCCGGAATCCTTATGGGTGAAGTGTTAACTGTTAAGTGGGTgcatttcatttatattaaaGGGAAGAGGTGGAATGGGAACTCTCCTCCCAATAGTGTCAGCTGGCCGACTGATACATTTGCAAAGAATATTACTCCGATTGTAGCTGCCAAAACATATGTTACATTACATTATATTAAAACAGACACCGAAAAaataaatccaaggaaattaTTACTTCTTCTAAGGAAATCCAAACccaatatttaaacgtaaatatctcaaAATCCGtatgttagaaaaatataaaaatttgatattgttaaattattaagacgaacaaaataagatctcacatgaatatgttttgaagtacgtattggaaataaattagaagattctcttcaattgtgaatagtgtcaagatttcaaaagggactaatattcgagaacagagggagtaaacgattttggtaattttagtcaaatactccgtattcatatcaataatagaaaatacaTTTAATCAACATTTTGGTAAAATCAACATAATAAGCATGTCGgatattttgatcaaattatcatattaaacatgtaaatacaTTACGGAGtagatgattaaatgagtaCGTTTAAGAATTATTAATTACGCATTAGCTTTAAAggataaatattttataaaaaagatggtCAATCACTCGGAAGCACGGTCCGCCTTCTAAATTGCGAACTGCGAataaaatacttcctccgttccttaTGTATTGTACCATGGTtactttacttttttttaaacatACTTTATGATTACAATTTTTCTTAGGTATGAATCAcaaaagttttgaattttaCAAAAATAGAGTCTCTTTTTTCGATAAGGCCCCTAAGAATAGTGGTCAAGACCCAGTTTTAGTGTTATGAATACATTTCGTGTTTTCACAAGTAGTAATAATAACTATTGAAGAGCGAGTAAGAAAGAAAAAGTAAAGGACGTTTTGTTAACGGTTTATATAATAAAGTAAAGATAAGCAAAATGAGTTTTAGGCTAACAAATAGAGACAAGTAAAAAATAAAGGGTATCGAATAAAAAGAAATGAGCGAAAAGGTAAGCATTTATCTTCCACAAAAGGTGATGAAGTTGTGAAGGATGGGTAAGTACTAAGTAGTGAACACTAAACATAAAGTGATGATACATACAAGTCGAAATAGCATGATGTTTACATCCGTACATGTATCATGTATGTATGATGTATAGCTAGTTTTAAGTTGATATACAAAATAAGTAGTCCGTAGTTGAAAGTATGATGAATGATGATAGATATTTGTCGAAATGATGATGAATGGTGCAAATCTTGCACAATAATCTTGcacagaagaagaagaagaagaagaagaagaagaagaagaagaagaaaggaagggaaaatGAGTATTATCAACAGTCCTAACTAAGGAAGGACTGGAGCCGCAATTTGACGGGTGTTATAAGACCTGCAATGCCTACATTTCTGCCCG
This genomic stretch from Spinacia oleracea cultivar Varoflay chromosome 3, BTI_SOV_V1, whole genome shotgun sequence harbors:
- the LOC110805975 gene encoding protein FAR1-RELATED SEQUENCE 6 isoform X2, producing MGAPDSATIDNPCSSATLQSVTDPVLVNSGEENSVEIENEKIMGNESADERICNLFNVDLDSTTVDFEAAGIEEVEEMESSTLNGDMDNDICQSSAKTYNGADPIEVNDLLKNLDIPLETPSAGMIFLSEDDVERYYKAYGKQQGFLIVRGGNGYQWKNKGVKRSATWTCDCAGLPRVRERGKSTTQQALTSAPLVKSKKCQCPAKLYAVVCSDGNWLVKHVVLEHMNHTLSPNKFGSTPDCRKLPSNDVKQKLLTDIEGGISHAQPLAFLLPKRNDMDQKPFGRVINLEAVDVSEGEKMMPSLLNKEVDEDICKTSAKACNVRDTLEVDDLLKNLNNTMLEPPRVGMGFSSDEEIEKYYKAFAKQQGFQAVRHGTGYHWKNKGVKRAATWTCDCAGLPRIQDRRKIKIQPTCDSDVRKLTNAPLIKSKKCQCPAKLYAVVCADGNWMVKHVVLEHKNHTLNSSKSSCISDRSKITYQVKQKLLDDVEAGLSPERTLVPLIPQRNVMDQIPEEDLWNNIDSERRLNFMNGDALALQQFLLRMYQDKQDFFHAYRLDCNGYLKDVMWVDARSREAYYEFGDVVYFDTTCLTNGYDLPLASFVGVNHHGQSILLGCVLVSREDLETFKWVLRTWLRCMGDRAPGGIVTQQCIPLKEALVEVMPDTIHRWCIGHILCQVPHKFERMFHYEEYHQKLKEIVWDSLTPEEFENGWGELMTEFELEGNEWLVGLYEEREMWVPAYLNHMFWAGMMTKSRAESMNKYFDGYIEKKTGICEFLENYFSAVEKWVRDEMEEDATCTRNMRSPVTDFAVELFFQKVYTDAKFVEVQRECQRVLYCNAMEQKQLSETTMEHVIQDRVWTEIFPNKGKDVPSERKNLHRVTFQTDTYEVRCDCKLFECHGILCRHIIRVLDLYSVQKVPEKYVLRRWCKDVRRKYSNIQVAHRDPLNSAQMIRYDKMQLEFDVVANLAMKSDDLCASVMQGIHELKRKVEEADGQRLSRCNTTVVSVDHIGNDNESIVTTKRKEMITKYPPRRAKICRSSEIVEMPLAEMSVQNKRARPEQTLSQV
- the LOC110805975 gene encoding protein FAR1-RELATED SEQUENCE 6 isoform X1; amino-acid sequence: MGAPDSATIDNPCSSATLQSVTDPVLVNSGEENSVEIENEKIMGNESADERICNLFNVDLDSTTVDFEAAGIEEVEEMESSTLNGDMDNDICQSSAKTYNGADPIEVNDLLKNLDIPLETPSAGMIFLSEDDVERYYKAYGKQQGFLIVRGGNGYQWKNKGVKRSATWTCDCAGLPRVRERGKSTTQQALTSAPLVKSKKCQCPAKLYAVVCSDGNWLVKHVVLEHMNHTLSPNKFGSTPDCRKLPSNDVKQKLLTDIEGGISHAQPLAFLLPKRNDMDQKPFGRVINLEAVDVSEGEKMMPSLLNKEVDEDICKTSAKACNVRDTLEVDDLLKNLNNTMLEPPRVGMGFSSDEEIEKYYKAFAKQQGFQAVRHGTGYHWKNKGVKRAATWTCDCAGLPRIQDRRKIKIQPTCDSDVRKLTNAPLIKSKKCQCPAKLYAVVCADGNWMVKHVVLEHKNHTLNSSKSSCISDRSKITYQVKQKLLDDVEAGLSPERTLVPLIPQRNVMDQIPEEDLWNNIDSERRLNFMNGDALALQQFLLRMYQDKQDFFHAYRLDCNGYLKDVMWVDARSREAYYEFGDVVYFDTTCLTNGYDLPLASFVGVNHHGQSILLGCVLVSREDLETFKWVLRTWLRCMGDRAPGGIVTQQCIPLKEALVEVMPDTIHRWCIGHILCQVPHKFERMFHYEEYHQKLKEIVWDSLTPEEFENGWGELMTEFELEGNEWLVGLYEEREMWVPAYLNHMFWAGMMTKSRAESMNKYFDGYIEKKTGICEFLENYFSAVEKWVRDEMEEDATCTRNMRSPVTDFAVELFFQKVYTDAKFVEVQRECQRVLYCNAMEQKQLSETTMEHVIQDRVWTEIFPNKGKDVPSERKNLHRVTFQTDTYEVRCDCKLFECHGILCRHIIRVLDLYSVQKVPEKYVLRRWCKDVRRKYSNIQVAHRDPLNSAQMIRYDKMQLEFDVVANLAMKSDDLCASVMQGIHELKRKVEEADGQRLSRCNTTVVSVDHIGNDNESIVTTKRKEMITKYPPRRAKICRSSEIVEMPLAEMSVQNKRARPEQTLSQVL
- the LOC110805975 gene encoding protein FAR1-RELATED SEQUENCE 6 isoform X3, giving the protein MGNESADERICNLFNVDLDSTTVDFEAAGIEEVEEMESSTLNGDMDNDICQSSAKTYNGADPIEVNDLLKNLDIPLETPSAGMIFLSEDDVERYYKAYGKQQGFLIVRGGNGYQWKNKGVKRSATWTCDCAGLPRVRERGKSTTQQALTSAPLVKSKKCQCPAKLYAVVCSDGNWLVKHVVLEHMNHTLSPNKFGSTPDCRKLPSNDVKQKLLTDIEGGISHAQPLAFLLPKRNDMDQKPFGRVINLEAVDVSEGEKMMPSLLNKEVDEDICKTSAKACNVRDTLEVDDLLKNLNNTMLEPPRVGMGFSSDEEIEKYYKAFAKQQGFQAVRHGTGYHWKNKGVKRAATWTCDCAGLPRIQDRRKIKIQPTCDSDVRKLTNAPLIKSKKCQCPAKLYAVVCADGNWMVKHVVLEHKNHTLNSSKSSCISDRSKITYQVKQKLLDDVEAGLSPERTLVPLIPQRNVMDQIPEEDLWNNIDSERRLNFMNGDALALQQFLLRMYQDKQDFFHAYRLDCNGYLKDVMWVDARSREAYYEFGDVVYFDTTCLTNGYDLPLASFVGVNHHGQSILLGCVLVSREDLETFKWVLRTWLRCMGDRAPGGIVTQQCIPLKEALVEVMPDTIHRWCIGHILCQVPHKFERMFHYEEYHQKLKEIVWDSLTPEEFENGWGELMTEFELEGNEWLVGLYEEREMWVPAYLNHMFWAGMMTKSRAESMNKYFDGYIEKKTGICEFLENYFSAVEKWVRDEMEEDATCTRNMRSPVTDFAVELFFQKVYTDAKFVEVQRECQRVLYCNAMEQKQLSETTMEHVIQDRVWTEIFPNKGKDVPSERKNLHRVTFQTDTYEVRCDCKLFECHGILCRHIIRVLDLYSVQKVPEKYVLRRWCKDVRRKYSNIQVAHRDPLNSAQMIRYDKMQLEFDVVANLAMKSDDLCASVMQGIHELKRKVEEADGQRLSRCNTTVVSVDHIGNDNESIVTTKRKEMITKYPPRRAKICRSSEIVEMPLAEMSVQNKRARPEQTLSQVL